A DNA window from Nitrospira sp. contains the following coding sequences:
- a CDS encoding conserved membrane protein of unknown function (Evidence 4 : Unknown function but conserved in other organisms; MaGe:77309306): MWDSLRREVRKERTLYAILGLLVVALWFPRFQGPIDFRWDGGVYYVLGTSLAEGKGYRLLNEPGEIQANQYPPLLPLIIAAHQLVLGTSDPLVVGRLLRFSSCAAFVVYIFAIHALMRQHLSSALAFWGTVVALLNVHTYFLSDLCFPDMLYGLLTVGFLLVHSRDAHASSSAWAGAIAVAAFALRTAGIALLAAWIGEGLVRKQWKTALIRTVVAALPVLGWFSYVQSVETSAGYQHPAYAYQRADYMFYNVSYARNVSLNDPFDPALGYSTIGDRAGRFFSNIFVVPRYIGESVSSMKRVWEAEWEEVSKRVGIELGPPWVVNIPLYVLGCFVLFGIAVLAMNGQRLIPLCALASISLVCLTPWPEQFNRYLGPTVPILALALCAAVAWVLKQSWQYPSVRWGGVMRVVAGLMVAGICLQQVATTVAVYTKRHLEARYHTREGEAVDYRLFFYMDSYRALDAGVDWLLAHAEADDIIAVSMPHWVHLRTGNKVVMPPFESDPLKAQQLLESVPVTYLVLDEGLAIDSQRFTKGVVERFPERWKRVYSDDVTTETGDRHEQAFAIYERLHPVAAAVQPEQDGVLRSLFQNTLTGAEHHEAR, translated from the coding sequence ATGTGGGATTCATTGCGGCGTGAGGTGCGCAAAGAACGAACGCTATATGCCATTCTCGGCTTGCTGGTCGTCGCGTTGTGGTTCCCTCGCTTTCAGGGGCCGATCGATTTTCGTTGGGATGGTGGCGTGTACTATGTGCTTGGGACCTCGCTCGCCGAGGGGAAAGGATATCGGCTGCTCAACGAGCCTGGCGAGATTCAGGCCAATCAGTACCCTCCGCTTCTTCCGTTGATCATTGCGGCGCATCAACTCGTGCTTGGAACAAGTGATCCGCTGGTCGTTGGCCGTCTGCTTCGATTCTCCTCCTGCGCTGCTTTCGTGGTCTATATCTTCGCGATCCATGCGCTCATGCGGCAACATCTTTCGAGTGCCTTGGCATTTTGGGGGACCGTCGTTGCCTTGTTGAATGTGCATACGTATTTTTTGTCCGACCTGTGTTTCCCGGACATGCTCTACGGTCTTCTCACGGTCGGGTTTCTTCTCGTCCATAGCCGTGACGCGCACGCTTCCTCATCCGCATGGGCCGGGGCCATTGCGGTTGCCGCGTTCGCGTTGCGTACGGCTGGGATTGCCCTGCTTGCGGCGTGGATCGGCGAAGGGCTGGTCCGAAAACAATGGAAGACGGCGCTTATTCGGACTGTCGTCGCAGCCCTTCCCGTTCTTGGATGGTTTTCGTATGTGCAGTCGGTTGAAACGAGTGCAGGGTATCAGCACCCCGCCTATGCCTATCAGCGTGCGGACTATATGTTTTACAACGTCAGCTATGCCAGGAACGTGTCGTTGAACGATCCCTTTGATCCGGCCCTGGGCTATTCCACCATTGGCGATCGAGCCGGGCGGTTTTTCAGCAATATCTTCGTGGTCCCCCGATATATCGGTGAGTCTGTGAGTTCGATGAAGCGGGTATGGGAAGCAGAATGGGAGGAGGTTTCAAAGCGGGTCGGAATAGAGTTGGGGCCGCCGTGGGTCGTCAATATTCCACTCTATGTATTGGGATGCTTTGTTCTGTTTGGGATAGCCGTCTTGGCCATGAATGGACAGCGGCTTATCCCGTTGTGCGCCCTTGCGTCCATATCATTGGTGTGTCTCACCCCATGGCCTGAGCAATTTAATCGATACCTGGGCCCAACCGTTCCCATACTGGCCCTGGCTCTCTGTGCTGCGGTCGCTTGGGTTTTGAAACAATCATGGCAGTATCCGTCAGTACGATGGGGTGGCGTCATGCGAGTTGTCGCCGGGTTGATGGTGGCAGGAATCTGCTTGCAGCAGGTTGCGACGACCGTGGCCGTGTATACGAAGCGACATCTTGAGGCACGGTATCACACCCGAGAGGGCGAGGCGGTCGACTATCGCTTGTTTTTCTACATGGATTCGTACCGGGCTCTCGATGCGGGTGTGGATTGGTTGCTGGCGCATGCCGAAGCTGATGACATCATCGCGGTATCGATGCCTCACTGGGTCCATCTCCGGACAGGGAATAAGGTGGTCATGCCGCCGTTCGAATCCGACCCCCTCAAGGCCCAGCAACTCTTGGAATCCGTTCCGGTGACCTATCTCGTTCTGGATGAGGGGCTCGCGATCGATAGTCAGCGTTTTACAAAAGGGGTGGTCGAGCGATTCCCTGAGCGCTGGAAACGCGTGTACAGCGATGACGTCACGACAGAGACGGGAGATCGGCACGAGCAGGCCTTCGCCATTTATGAACGCCTTCATCCGGTAGCCGCTGCGGTTCAGCCTGAACAGGATGGGGTGCTACGCAGTCTCTTTCAGAATACTTTGACTGGAGCGGAACATCATGAAGCCCGTTGA
- a CDS encoding hypothetical protein (Evidence 4 : Unknown function but conserved in other organisms; MaGe:77309307), translating to MNATTGAISSIKCKLFGRKAVTTVMKQTEELSHTLAQIKADVLAVVGGLIGGAGLFAMTVWLVLKDGPHAGQHLQLLSNYFIGYSVTWGGAFVGLLYGAITGGAIGWLIGRIYNAVVDARKK from the coding sequence ATGAACGCGACGACCGGCGCCATCTCCTCGATAAAATGTAAGCTATTCGGAAGAAAGGCGGTGACGACTGTCATGAAACAGACGGAAGAACTGAGTCACACGCTCGCGCAGATCAAGGCGGATGTGCTGGCTGTGGTTGGCGGGCTGATTGGGGGAGCGGGGCTCTTCGCGATGACGGTGTGGTTGGTCCTGAAAGATGGTCCTCATGCGGGACAGCATCTTCAGCTCCTGTCGAACTATTTTATTGGCTATTCCGTAACGTGGGGCGGAGCCTTTGTCGGATTGCTGTATGGGGCGATTACAGGAGGGGCGATCGGGTGGCTAATTGGGCGCATTTACAATGCGGTGGTGGATGCCCGCAAGAAGTAG
- a CDS encoding NAD(P)/FAD-dependent oxidoreductase (MaGe:77309308), with product MSRESSVIIGAGPAGLTAAYELGKRGMTSTVLEASDQVGGISKTVNYRGYRFDIGGHRFFSKIPLVNELWHEILGEEFLLRPRISRIYYNQHFFDYPLKPMNALAGLGPVESFLIGLSYIKAKFFHIHDEKTFEQWVSNRFGYRLYSIFFKTYTEKVWGIPCHEISADWAAQRIKNLSLKQAVRNALFGAKQGMDGSTLTSLIEQFHYPRFGPGLMWERCRSLIEGQGSQTIQGVKVERVRHRHGVVDCVQGRGLAGESLEYDGRHFVSTMPLRELMQALDPLPPEDVLRAAQSLRYRDYLTVVLVIDRESVFPDNWLYVHSPEVKLGRIQNYKNWSPYMVPDASRTSLGLEYFLWDTDEMWTWPDERLIELGIRECAQIGLIDPRDVRDGTVVRMEKAYPVYDQTYQESVATIRRYLETFSNLQTIGRNGLHRYNNQDHSMLTGVYAAGNILGDKRDVWAVNTEKEYHEEGREAQSNAGDRLVPARVAVSVDVADAAVEETEDAVIEVAFAKIDPLALGVAVGVVSGLGIFMASVVLLLRGGPAPGPTLSLLGNYLFGFDVTWPGAIIGLFEGGLLGFAVGSVAAWLRNGMLTLYAKMVRWRDERDDRRHLLDKM from the coding sequence ATGAGCCGAGAGTCTTCCGTTATCATCGGGGCAGGACCTGCCGGGCTCACGGCCGCCTATGAGTTAGGCAAACGTGGCATGACGTCCACCGTGCTCGAGGCGAGCGACCAGGTCGGGGGAATTTCAAAGACCGTCAATTATCGCGGGTACCGGTTCGACATCGGCGGGCACCGGTTCTTTTCCAAAATCCCTCTCGTCAATGAACTGTGGCACGAAATCCTCGGAGAAGAGTTTCTGCTCCGTCCGCGCATCTCGCGCATCTACTACAACCAGCATTTTTTCGATTACCCGCTCAAGCCGATGAATGCGCTGGCCGGCCTTGGCCCGGTGGAATCGTTTCTGATCGGACTCAGCTATATCAAGGCCAAGTTCTTCCATATCCACGATGAAAAAACATTTGAGCAGTGGGTCTCCAACCGGTTCGGGTACCGGCTCTACAGCATTTTCTTCAAGACCTATACGGAGAAAGTCTGGGGGATTCCGTGCCACGAAATCTCAGCGGACTGGGCCGCCCAACGCATCAAGAACCTTTCCCTGAAACAAGCCGTGAGAAATGCGTTGTTTGGCGCCAAGCAGGGCATGGATGGATCGACGCTGACCTCGTTGATCGAGCAGTTTCACTATCCTCGGTTTGGCCCGGGGTTGATGTGGGAACGGTGCCGCAGCTTGATTGAAGGCCAGGGGTCCCAGACGATCCAAGGGGTGAAGGTGGAGCGTGTCCGGCACCGTCATGGCGTGGTTGACTGTGTTCAGGGCCGGGGCCTCGCGGGCGAGTCGCTGGAGTACGACGGCCGGCATTTTGTGTCGACGATGCCGTTGCGTGAATTGATGCAGGCCCTGGATCCTCTGCCGCCCGAGGATGTGCTCAGGGCCGCGCAGTCGCTCCGGTACCGAGACTATCTGACCGTGGTGCTGGTCATCGACCGCGAGTCGGTCTTCCCCGATAACTGGCTGTATGTCCATTCACCGGAGGTCAAGCTCGGGCGGATTCAGAACTACAAAAACTGGAGTCCCTATATGGTGCCGGACGCCTCACGGACCTCACTGGGATTGGAATACTTCTTGTGGGACACGGACGAGATGTGGACGTGGCCGGACGAGCGCCTCATTGAGCTGGGCATCCGGGAGTGCGCCCAAATCGGCCTCATCGATCCGCGGGATGTCAGAGACGGGACCGTGGTTCGCATGGAGAAGGCGTACCCGGTCTATGACCAGACATACCAAGAGAGCGTCGCCACGATCCGTCGCTATCTAGAGACCTTCTCGAACCTGCAAACCATCGGGCGGAACGGCCTCCATCGCTATAACAATCAGGACCACTCTATGCTAACCGGCGTCTATGCGGCAGGGAACATTCTCGGAGACAAGCGCGATGTGTGGGCAGTCAATACGGAAAAGGAATACCACGAAGAAGGCCGGGAGGCTCAGTCGAATGCCGGGGACCGGCTTGTGCCGGCGCGGGTCGCCGTTTCGGTCGATGTCGCGGATGCGGCGGTAGAGGAGACTGAAGACGCCGTGATCGAAGTCGCCTTTGCGAAAATAGACCCGCTTGCCTTGGGGGTCGCCGTCGGCGTGGTGAGCGGGCTTGGGATATTCATGGCCTCGGTTGTCTTGCTGCTTAGGGGCGGGCCTGCGCCCGGCCCCACATTGTCGTTGCTTGGAAACTACCTATTCGGATTCGATGTCACCTGGCCCGGTGCGATCATCGGGTTATTCGAGGGCGGGCTGTTGGGATTTGCGGTGGGGAGCGTGGCCGCCTGGCTCAGAAACGGGATGCTTACGCTCTACGCAAAGATGGTGCGGTGGCGCGATGAACGCGACGACCGGCGCCATCTCCTCGATAAAATGTAA
- a CDS encoding Glycosyltransferase (MaGe:77309309) — translation MSSSVVTVAVIVPVYNGGERFRASLESIRRADPCPDEIIVIGDGDTDGSSQYAEAAGATVYRFPQPGGPGRARNLGASKAKSDLLFFIDADVTVSENVIERSRNIFARHADVAAIIGSYDDQPGESNFLSQYRNLLHHYVHQNGRDEASTFWGACGAIRREVFLAMGGFDESYRKPSIEDIELGYRLKRAGHRIRLCKSLQVKHWKRWTIASMLRADFFQRAVPWTELIHRHRGFVNDLNIGISGRVSVMLVYGLLGATLLAPWQPTLLVAAVVMGLALFILNIRLYRFFLEKRGLRFAAQSIPWHWLYFLYSGAAFAVGTLRHLVGHGQGFEKAAAPLPSESREPESRPGLRMEKRG, via the coding sequence ATGTCTTCTTCTGTTGTAACCGTCGCGGTCATTGTTCCTGTATACAACGGGGGCGAACGGTTTCGTGCGAGCCTGGAGTCGATCAGGCGCGCGGATCCTTGTCCGGATGAGATCATCGTGATCGGCGACGGGGATACGGACGGTTCCTCGCAGTACGCAGAGGCGGCCGGCGCGACCGTCTACCGCTTTCCTCAGCCGGGAGGGCCAGGCCGTGCCAGGAATCTTGGCGCATCGAAGGCAAAATCGGACCTGCTCTTTTTCATCGATGCCGATGTAACTGTCTCTGAAAATGTAATCGAGCGGTCAAGAAACATCTTTGCTCGACATGCTGATGTGGCCGCGATCATCGGGTCATATGACGATCAACCGGGAGAATCGAATTTTCTCTCCCAGTACCGCAATCTGCTCCATCACTACGTTCATCAGAATGGCCGGGATGAGGCCTCAACGTTTTGGGGGGCCTGCGGAGCGATCCGGCGGGAGGTCTTTCTCGCGATGGGCGGGTTTGATGAATCGTATCGCAAGCCCTCCATCGAGGACATCGAGTTGGGGTATCGCCTCAAACGAGCCGGTCACAGGATCCGGCTCTGTAAATCGCTTCAGGTGAAACATTGGAAGCGTTGGACCATTGCATCGATGTTGCGGGCCGATTTCTTTCAGCGGGCCGTGCCATGGACGGAGCTGATCCATCGGCACCGGGGTTTTGTGAATGACTTGAATATCGGCATCTCAGGACGCGTGAGCGTCATGCTGGTCTATGGCCTTCTGGGAGCGACCTTGCTGGCTCCCTGGCAGCCAACTCTCTTGGTCGCGGCAGTTGTCATGGGGCTGGCGCTCTTTATCCTCAATATTCGGCTCTACCGATTTTTCCTGGAGAAGCGAGGGCTCCGCTTCGCAGCGCAGTCCATCCCGTGGCACTGGTTGTATTTCCTATACAGCGGGGCGGCATTCGCGGTTGGGACGTTGCGTCACCTGGTTGGCCACGGCCAGGGCTTCGAGAAGGCCGCCGCGCCTTTACCGTCAGAATCGCGGGAACCTGAATCACGACCTGGACTACGAATGGAGAAACGCGGATGA
- a CDS encoding hypothetical protein (Evidence 4 : Unknown function but conserved in other organisms; MaGe:77309310): MPNGKPTMLTKGARLLAERAVLYLPDRARECATRQGLFLMSWSGISKVPAVLLRGVTQGTGREGSLLIVGEEPWAHYLPRRFFAGEPTREMLGRIGMRELPGFLNRLRPSVDLTIARVDRLSGRRIFTKEYLAVPEWVGTRLVVTGDLERHVRSGGSIRRDMTLVRRHGYQPVLSDGREDLDTFYDSFYTPFSHGRHGELTAVRAVRDLRRRVRRGGILWLQRDGRRVAGILFEAKEDTVDLLALGTLAGDLELVKEGAVAALYYFIINLAQQRGCRVVDFRGSRPTLSDGLLRYKSKWGAHLHEKTDSYYDLFVRWSRPSDVVKEFLARTPLIFRDEGGLSALVGDEPSHPQMLWVDGLRHWYRLTDAGLLVMPSLRTEQTAVAGGMLQDGAGGDRPMHSGPSGREEDHRFPP, encoded by the coding sequence ATGCCGAACGGAAAGCCGACGATGTTGACTAAGGGGGCTCGCCTCCTTGCCGAGCGGGCGGTCCTCTACCTGCCCGACCGAGCGCGAGAGTGTGCGACCAGGCAGGGGCTGTTTCTGATGAGTTGGTCTGGTATCTCGAAGGTGCCAGCGGTCTTGTTGCGCGGGGTGACACAGGGAACCGGCCGGGAAGGCTCGCTGCTCATCGTCGGAGAGGAGCCGTGGGCCCACTACTTGCCGCGGCGATTTTTCGCGGGGGAGCCGACCCGTGAGATGCTCGGCCGGATCGGGATGCGGGAACTGCCGGGCTTCCTGAATCGGCTCCGGCCATCAGTGGACCTGACGATCGCTCGTGTCGATCGTCTCTCAGGCCGGCGGATATTCACGAAGGAGTATCTGGCGGTTCCAGAATGGGTGGGGACCAGGCTGGTCGTGACCGGCGATCTCGAGCGTCATGTGCGAAGCGGCGGAAGCATCCGGCGAGACATGACTCTTGTGCGCAGGCATGGGTACCAGCCTGTGTTGTCAGACGGTCGCGAGGATCTCGATACCTTTTATGACTCGTTTTATACGCCGTTCTCGCACGGGCGCCACGGTGAATTGACCGCCGTTCGGGCGGTCCGGGATTTGCGGCGCCGTGTGCGGCGCGGCGGGATCTTATGGCTGCAGCGGGATGGGCGCCGGGTTGCGGGCATCCTTTTCGAAGCCAAGGAAGACACTGTGGATTTATTGGCGCTGGGAACGCTGGCTGGAGATCTCGAACTCGTCAAAGAAGGCGCGGTCGCGGCACTGTACTATTTCATCATCAACCTGGCGCAGCAGCGCGGTTGTCGCGTCGTGGATTTCCGAGGCAGTCGTCCGACGCTCTCGGACGGCCTCTTGCGATATAAGAGCAAGTGGGGCGCCCACCTACACGAGAAGACCGATAGCTATTACGATCTGTTCGTCCGGTGGAGTCGTCCTTCCGATGTCGTGAAAGAGTTTCTGGCTCGGACTCCGCTGATATTCCGCGACGAAGGGGGACTCTCCGCGCTCGTTGGCGACGAGCCGTCTCATCCGCAGATGCTATGGGTGGATGGTCTTCGACACTGGTACCGCTTGACCGATGCCGGGCTTCTCGTCATGCCGTCGTTGCGAACCGAGCAGACGGCCGTTGCGGGAGGGATGCTCCAAGACGGTGCCGGAGGTGATCGTCCCATGCATTCTGGCCCATCAGGCCGCGAGGAGGATCACAGGTTTCCCCCATGA
- a CDS encoding hypothetical protein (Evidence 4 : Unknown function but conserved in other organisms; MaGe:77309311), translating into MNEWARSFAHTLVSRLPEQTQEALTRYGLSIVNRSGLRKTTVTLWHGPMGQAGQIRRLLVAGDDPWVQYLPQRFFTGEAQRESLGLVPVRSLPQFLERLQGSVDMTIARVDRHTGKRIFPRDYLAVPEWVGTRMTVPDNVDALVRSSSNIQRDVRRIRRQQFQPVVSLGDEGVESFYQRFYLPLSKARYQELLVMRSADDLRRRARRGGIVWNQREGQAVSALLFETKGRSLDVLAVGARDGDLTLVKEGAIAALYYFVVGMACNEGYRTIDFRGSRPALTDGVLRYKSKWGASLYDKTDSYHDLFIRWGQASDVAMDFLSHTPLIFRESGGFSALLGNARPNEQDLWVGGLQRWYRLCGSEYREMSAVEVRPAGSAAGVRASQSCRTESRRC; encoded by the coding sequence ATGAATGAATGGGCCAGGTCGTTTGCCCACACGCTTGTTTCTAGGTTGCCAGAGCAGACGCAAGAGGCGTTGACCCGCTACGGACTCTCCATCGTAAACCGGTCCGGGCTGCGGAAAACAACGGTGACGTTATGGCACGGCCCTATGGGACAGGCCGGACAAATTCGCCGGCTTCTTGTGGCCGGCGACGATCCGTGGGTCCAGTACCTTCCCCAGCGGTTCTTTACCGGTGAGGCGCAGCGTGAATCGCTAGGGCTGGTGCCGGTCCGGTCGTTACCGCAGTTCTTGGAGCGGCTTCAGGGGTCGGTTGATATGACGATCGCTCGTGTCGACCGTCATACAGGGAAGCGGATATTCCCCCGAGACTATCTTGCGGTGCCTGAATGGGTGGGAACACGGATGACGGTTCCGGACAATGTCGATGCGTTGGTGCGGAGCAGCAGCAATATCCAAAGAGATGTGAGGCGAATTCGTCGGCAACAGTTTCAACCCGTGGTGTCGTTAGGGGATGAGGGCGTTGAGTCGTTCTATCAGAGGTTCTACCTTCCGTTGTCGAAAGCTCGCTATCAGGAGTTGCTGGTCATGCGGTCGGCGGACGACCTGCGACGCCGGGCGCGGCGCGGGGGGATTGTATGGAATCAACGCGAAGGACAAGCGGTCTCCGCCCTATTGTTTGAAACAAAGGGGCGTTCGCTGGATGTCTTGGCGGTGGGAGCCAGGGACGGGGACCTTACGCTCGTGAAAGAAGGCGCCATTGCCGCGCTGTATTACTTTGTGGTCGGCATGGCGTGCAATGAGGGGTACCGAACGATAGATTTCAGGGGGAGTCGGCCGGCGTTGACCGATGGAGTCTTGCGATACAAAAGCAAGTGGGGTGCGTCGCTGTATGACAAGACCGATAGCTATCATGACTTGTTTATCCGGTGGGGACAGGCATCCGATGTTGCCATGGATTTTCTGTCGCATACGCCGCTTATTTTTCGGGAGAGCGGAGGATTTTCCGCGCTTCTCGGGAACGCACGTCCGAACGAACAGGACTTGTGGGTTGGCGGCCTTCAGCGGTGGTATCGCCTCTGCGGCAGCGAGTATCGAGAGATGTCTGCGGTAGAGGTCCGTCCGGCTGGTTCTGCCGCCGGCGTGCGAGCCTCGCAATCATGCCGAACGGAAAGCCGACGATGTTGA
- a CDS encoding Methyltransf11 domain-containing protein (MaGe:77309312): MTGFDEKPQPYWDQVALEWARTTPDSLWRKHSDRVNTALLADWLPDRPDQRILKTDLFDEAVGEGLLSFLRLRARAVVGMDISQALLRTSQPSPSGAICADVRRLPFRNGCFDVVISNSTLDHFGALQEIETSLCELQRVLRPGGQLLLTLDNMANPLLALRNLLPFRWLHRMGIVPYYVGVSCRPAELRKMLARAGLEVAEMTAILHCPRVAAVRVARTVQARCATPTHQRFLLWLMKWERLSAWPTRFLTGNYVAVRCVKK, translated from the coding sequence GTGACCGGTTTCGATGAGAAGCCGCAGCCCTACTGGGATCAAGTGGCTCTTGAATGGGCGCGGACCACACCCGACTCGCTGTGGCGGAAGCACAGCGATCGAGTCAATACGGCGTTGCTGGCCGATTGGCTGCCGGACCGACCGGATCAACGGATCCTTAAAACGGATCTTTTCGATGAAGCGGTCGGCGAAGGGTTGCTTTCGTTCTTGCGCTTGCGGGCGCGCGCCGTGGTGGGGATGGATATCTCACAGGCATTGCTGCGAACGAGCCAGCCCTCGCCCAGTGGCGCGATATGCGCCGACGTGCGTCGGCTACCGTTCAGGAACGGCTGTTTCGATGTCGTGATATCCAACTCCACGCTCGATCACTTCGGGGCGCTGCAGGAGATTGAAACGAGCCTGTGCGAGCTTCAACGTGTCTTGCGCCCAGGGGGGCAGCTCTTGCTGACGCTTGACAACATGGCCAACCCGTTGCTGGCGCTGCGCAACCTGCTGCCTTTCAGGTGGCTTCATCGCATGGGAATCGTTCCCTACTATGTGGGCGTGAGCTGCAGGCCGGCCGAACTCCGGAAGATGTTGGCGCGTGCCGGACTGGAGGTGGCGGAAATGACGGCGATCCTGCATTGCCCACGGGTAGCCGCCGTGCGAGTCGCGCGAACGGTACAGGCACGCTGTGCGACTCCGACGCACCAGCGGTTTCTTCTGTGGCTGATGAAGTGGGAACGGCTCTCTGCGTGGCCTACTCGCTTTCTCACGGGAAACTATGTTGCGGTGCGTTGTGTCAAGAAGTGA
- a CDS encoding SGNH/GDSL hydrolase family protein (MaGe:77309313) produces MNRRWVVNLGLILSGGLIGFIILEVGLRVAGISYPYFYIPDPIVGYAHKPYAEGWWEKEGRAYIQISSAGFRDHEHTKEKPSGTFRVAVIGDSYTEALQVPISQTYWAIAEEKLGECVALKPRKIEVLNFGVSGYGTAQERLLLQYKVWDYAPDLIVLAFFTGNDIRDNSLALSGDQMRPYFAIQDGALSADTRFRQTLTYRMQSIPLTSKLFEFSRVLQVVREAKYRLSGFVRERAVRADRPLETAATQMPLESFVYQEPREDAWKDAWRVTEALLDEIRKDADLHGAQFLLVTLSNPMQVHPDPRQRRQYAEALGVPDLLYPDRRLASWAERKRAQWTGLAEPMAAYASARQTFLHGFANATMGDGHWNADGHRVAGGLITESVCSMQGPS; encoded by the coding sequence ATGAACCGACGTTGGGTGGTCAATCTTGGGTTGATTCTTAGCGGGGGACTCATTGGATTCATCATCCTAGAGGTAGGGCTGAGAGTGGCAGGTATTTCCTATCCCTACTTCTATATCCCCGATCCCATCGTCGGCTATGCCCACAAGCCATACGCCGAGGGATGGTGGGAAAAAGAAGGCCGCGCCTACATTCAAATCAGCAGCGCAGGGTTTCGCGATCATGAACATACGAAAGAGAAACCTTCTGGGACGTTTCGAGTTGCCGTCATCGGTGACTCGTATACAGAAGCGCTGCAGGTCCCGATCTCGCAGACCTACTGGGCAATTGCCGAGGAGAAGCTCGGAGAGTGCGTGGCCCTCAAGCCTCGGAAGATCGAAGTCCTGAACTTCGGCGTGTCCGGTTACGGCACTGCGCAGGAGCGGCTGCTGCTTCAGTACAAAGTGTGGGACTACGCGCCGGATCTCATCGTGCTGGCATTCTTCACGGGCAACGACATACGGGACAACTCTCTCGCGCTGTCGGGGGACCAGATGCGGCCGTATTTCGCCATCCAGGACGGAGCGTTGTCGGCCGATACGAGATTTCGGCAGACACTGACCTACCGAATGCAATCGATCCCGCTGACGTCAAAGCTATTCGAGTTTTCACGGGTGCTACAGGTCGTGAGAGAAGCTAAATATCGGCTCTCGGGTTTTGTGCGAGAGCGTGCCGTTCGAGCGGACCGTCCATTGGAAACGGCCGCGACTCAGATGCCGCTGGAATCCTTCGTTTACCAGGAGCCTCGAGAGGACGCATGGAAGGATGCCTGGCGGGTCACAGAGGCGTTATTGGACGAGATCCGGAAAGACGCCGATCTCCATGGCGCTCAATTTCTGCTGGTGACGCTCTCCAATCCCATGCAAGTCCACCCCGACCCCCGACAGCGCAGGCAGTATGCCGAAGCTCTAGGGGTTCCGGACCTGCTCTATCCAGATCGGCGCCTCGCGTCGTGGGCCGAACGGAAGCGGGCGCAGTGGACGGGTCTTGCCGAACCCATGGCGGCTTATGCGTCGGCCCGCCAGACGTTTCTGCACGGATTCGCCAACGCCACGATGGGAGATGGCCACTGGAACGCGGATGGCCATCGTGTGGCGGGAGGCTTGATTACAGAGAGCGTCTGCTCGATGCAGGGCCCTTCGTGA